The following are from one region of the Coffea eugenioides isolate CCC68of chromosome 2, Ceug_1.0, whole genome shotgun sequence genome:
- the LOC113762483 gene encoding thioredoxin-like protein 4B, giving the protein MNYLLTTLTKKQEVDSMIRDTIDKVLVLCFGRASDSIFLQLDEILYKSVREVSKFATVALVDIDSDDVQVYVKYFDITLIPSTVFFFNAHHMKMDCGSADHTKWVGTFLRKQDFLDVVEAIYRGAMKGKLIVTCPLPPDRIPKFQLLYKDV; this is encoded by the exons ATGAACTATCTTCTGACAACATTAACAAAGAAGCAAGAAGTGGATTCCATGATCAGAGACACTATTGATAAAGTCCTTGTCCTTTGCTTTGGTCGAGCCTCTGACTCCATTTTTCTCCAACTTGATGAAATT CTGTATAAATCAGTGAGGGAGGTATCTAAGTTTGCAACTGTGGCTCTGGTGGATATCGATTCAGATGATGTGCAAGTTTATGTCAAGTATTTTGACATAACTTTGATTCCATCTACGGTGTTTTTCTTCAATGCTCACCACATGAAGATGGATTGCGG GAGTGCAGATCACACCAAGTGGGTTGGTACCTTCCTcagaaaacaagattttcttgATGTTGTCGAG GCTATATACAGGGGGGCAATGAAAGGCAAACTTATTGTCACATGTCCGTTGCCTCCAGATCGTATACCAAAGTTTCAGTTACTTTATAAGGATGTCTAG